The following nucleotide sequence is from cyanobacterium endosymbiont of Braarudosphaera bigelowii.
TTCTTTATCGACAATTGTTTTAGGAATATTATCCTGATTAACATACTCAACATTAGGGCAAGCAGCTATTTGCATAGCAATATTTTGAGCTAATTCTTTAAACTCGTCTCTACGTGCGACAAAATCTGTTTCGCAATTAACCTCTACAAGAACTCCTATACGACCTCCTGTGTGTATATAACTATGAACTAAACCTTCTGCTGTTTGTCTACCTGATTTCTTCTCAGCAGAAGTGATTCCTTTTTGTCGTAGCCATTCTGTTGCTTTCTCTACTTCACCTTGATTTTCCTGAAGTGCTTTTTTGCAATCCATCATGCCTGCACCAGTTTTTTCGCGGAGTGTTTTAACCAGTTTTGCTGAAATTTCAACCATTTTAGTTTTTGTT
It contains:
- the tsf gene encoding translation elongation factor Ts, which gives rise to MVEISAKLVKTLREKTGAGMMDCKKALQENQGEVEKATEWLRQKGITSAEKKSGRQTAEGLVHSYIHTGGRIGVLVEVNCETDFVARRDEFKELAQNIAMQIAACPNVEYVNQDNIPKTIVDKEKEIEMGRDDLGNKPENIKEKIVQGRIEKRKKELSLLDQPFIKDSNITVEELLKRNISQLGENIQVRRFTRFILGEGIEKRETNFAAEVAAQTGQSIG